One window of Streptomyces sp. SUK 48 genomic DNA carries:
- a CDS encoding YggS family pyridoxal phosphate-dependent enzyme, whose protein sequence is MTERKTELAGNLAHVEQRIARACAAAGRRREEVTLIVVTKTYPASDVRFLAELGVRHVAENRDQDAAPKAAACADLPLKWHFVGQLQTNKVRSVVGYADVVQSIDRARLVTALSKEAVRAGREVGCVVQVALDADAGGRGERGGVAPEGIEELADLVAGSPGLRLDGLMTVAPLTGEYAGREQAAFGRLMDLSTDLRRAHPTATMVSAGMSADLEQAVAAGATHVRVGTAVLGVRPRLG, encoded by the coding sequence ATGACGGAGCGTAAGACCGAACTCGCCGGGAATCTGGCGCATGTGGAGCAGCGCATCGCCCGCGCCTGTGCGGCCGCGGGCCGGCGGCGGGAGGAGGTGACCCTGATCGTGGTCACCAAGACCTACCCGGCGAGCGATGTGCGGTTCCTGGCGGAGCTCGGGGTGCGCCATGTCGCCGAGAACCGCGACCAGGACGCCGCGCCCAAGGCGGCGGCTTGTGCGGATCTGCCCCTGAAGTGGCATTTTGTCGGCCAGTTGCAGACCAACAAGGTGCGCTCCGTGGTCGGTTACGCCGATGTCGTGCAGTCGATCGACCGCGCGCGGCTCGTCACCGCGCTGTCCAAGGAGGCGGTGCGCGCGGGGCGCGAGGTGGGGTGCGTGGTCCAGGTCGCGCTCGACGCGGACGCGGGCGGACGAGGTGAGCGCGGGGGCGTGGCCCCCGAAGGAATCGAAGAGTTGGCCGACCTCGTCGCCGGCTCGCCGGGACTGCGGCTCGACGGTCTGATGACCGTGGCTCCGCTCACCGGCGAGTACGCGGGACGCGAACAGGCGGCGTTCGGGCGCCTCATGGATTTGTCGACCGACCTGCGCCGAGCCCATCCGACTGCAACCATGGTGTCGGCAGGGATGAGTGCGGACCTCGAGCAGGCCGTGGCGGCCGGGGCGACACATGTGCGCGTCGGCACTGCGGTACTCGGTGTCCGTCCCCGGCTCGGGTAA
- a CDS encoding DivIVA domain-containing protein has protein sequence MPLTPEDVRNKQFTTVRLREGYDEDEVDAFLDEVEAELTRLLRENEDLRAKLAAATRAAAQNQQNSRKPPEQEQQQQGMRGPGSPVPAGISGPPQQQMGGPMGGPPQLPSGAPQLPAGPSGQGGPQGPGPMGQGPMGQGPMGQGSMGQGPMGQGSMGQGGMGQGSMGQGSMGQGPMGGQPPMQQQMGGPMGGPMGGPMGGPMGGPGQGPGGDSAARVLSLAQQTADQAIAEARSEANKIVGEARSRAEGLERDARAKADALERDAQEKHRVAMGSLESARATLERKVEDLRGFEREYRTRLKSYLESQLRQLETQADDSLAPPRTPAAASLPPSPAPSMAPAGASAPSYGGGQAMGGSPAQTSGPSYGGQQQMTPAMTQPMAPVRPQGPSPMGQAPSPMRGFLIDEDDN, from the coding sequence ATGCCGTTGACCCCCGAGGACGTGCGGAACAAGCAGTTCACGACCGTCCGCCTCCGAGAAGGCTATGACGAGGACGAGGTCGATGCCTTCCTCGATGAGGTCGAAGCCGAACTGACCCGTCTGCTCCGGGAGAACGAGGACCTGCGCGCGAAGCTGGCCGCCGCCACGCGTGCCGCGGCGCAGAACCAGCAGAACTCCCGCAAGCCTCCGGAGCAGGAACAGCAGCAGCAGGGCATGCGAGGTCCCGGCTCTCCGGTACCCGCCGGCATATCGGGCCCGCCGCAGCAGCAGATGGGTGGCCCCATGGGCGGTCCGCCCCAGCTGCCGAGCGGTGCCCCGCAGTTGCCCGCCGGTCCCAGCGGGCAGGGCGGTCCTCAGGGTCCCGGTCCGATGGGCCAGGGTCCGATGGGCCAGGGTCCGATGGGACAGGGTTCGATGGGACAGGGCCCGATGGGACAGGGCTCCATGGGCCAAGGCGGCATGGGGCAGGGTTCCATGGGCCAGGGCTCCATGGGACAGGGCCCGATGGGCGGTCAGCCGCCCATGCAGCAGCAGATGGGTGGCCCCATGGGCGGTCCCATGGGTGGCCCGATGGGCGGTCCCATGGGCGGTCCCGGTCAGGGCCCCGGTGGCGACAGCGCCGCTCGTGTCCTCTCGCTGGCCCAGCAGACCGCCGACCAGGCGATCGCCGAGGCCCGCTCCGAGGCCAACAAGATCGTCGGCGAGGCCCGCAGCCGCGCCGAGGGTCTGGAGCGTGACGCCCGTGCCAAGGCCGACGCCCTGGAGCGGGACGCGCAGGAGAAGCACCGCGTCGCGATGGGCTCCCTGGAGTCCGCTCGCGCCACGCTGGAGCGCAAGGTCGAGGACCTGCGCGGCTTCGAACGCGAGTACCGCACGCGCCTGAAGTCGTACCTGGAGTCGCAGCTGCGCCAGCTGGAGACCCAGGCCGACGACTCGCTGGCCCCGCCGCGTACCCCGGCCGCCGCGTCCCTGCCGCCGTCCCCGGCGCCTTCCATGGCTCCGGCCGGCGCGAGCGCCCCGTCCTACGGCGGCGGCCAGGCGATGGGTGGTTCGCCCGCCCAGACGTCCGGCCCGTCCTACGGCGGTCAGCAGCAGATGACGCCCGCCATGACCCAGCCGATGGCTCCGGTCCGTCCGCAGGGCCCGTCCCCGATGGGCCAGGCTCCCTCGCCGATGCGCGGGTTCCTGATCGATGAGGACGACAACTGA
- the sepF gene encoding cell division protein SepF, with product MAGAMRKMAVYLGLVEDDGYDGRGFDPDDDFEPELDPEPERDHRRHEPLHQPHEAHQPQRDESVRVVQPPAPREPVSRAASLPAESGRPARIAPVASITQERQSLEKNAPVIMPKVVSEREPYRITTLHPRTYNEARTIGEHFREGTPVIMNLTEMDDTDAKRLVDFAAGLVFGLHGSIERVTQKVFLLSPANVDVTAEDKARIAEGGFFNQS from the coding sequence ATGGCCGGCGCGATGCGCAAGATGGCGGTCTACCTCGGCCTCGTGGAGGACGATGGGTACGACGGCCGCGGATTCGACCCCGATGACGATTTCGAGCCCGAGTTGGACCCGGAGCCCGAGCGGGACCACCGGCGGCACGAGCCGCTGCATCAACCGCATGAGGCACATCAGCCCCAAAGGGATGAATCGGTGCGAGTGGTGCAGCCTCCGGCACCCCGCGAACCGGTGTCCAGGGCGGCTTCGCTACCCGCGGAATCCGGTCGCCCGGCGCGGATCGCGCCCGTGGCGTCCATCACACAAGAACGTCAGTCCCTGGAGAAGAACGCGCCGGTGATCATGCCCAAGGTCGTGTCGGAACGAGAGCCTTACCGGATCACGACATTGCACCCGCGGACCTACAACGAGGCCCGTACCATCGGGGAACACTTCCGTGAGGGCACCCCGGTGATCATGAATCTGACTGAGATGGATGACACAGACGCCAAGCGACTTGTCGACTTTGCGGCCGGTTTGGTGTTTGGTCTTCACGGCAGTATCGAGCGGGTGACGCAGAAGGTGTTCCTGTTGTCTCCTGCTAACGTCGATGTCACGGCGGAGGACAAGGCCCGCATCGCAGAGGGCGGGTTCTTCAACCAGAGCTGA
- a CDS encoding YggT family protein, translating to MGVFAQVIYIALMVFLVVLIFRLVMDYVFQFARSWQPGKAMVVVLEATYTVTDPPLKLLRRFIPPLRLGGVALDLSFFVLMIIVYILIAIVQNFVR from the coding sequence ATGGGCGTGTTCGCGCAGGTGATCTACATCGCGCTGATGGTGTTTCTCGTCGTGCTCATCTTCCGGCTGGTCATGGACTACGTCTTCCAGTTCGCCCGCTCGTGGCAACCCGGCAAGGCGATGGTGGTCGTACTGGAGGCCACCTACACTGTCACCGATCCACCGCTGAAGCTTCTGCGGCGGTTCATTCCGCCGCTGCGTCTCGGGGGCGTGGCGCTCGACCTGTCCTTCTTCGTACTGATGATCATCGTCTACATTCTCATCGCCATCGTGCAGAACTTCGTGAGATGA